One part of the Cupriavidus taiwanensis genome encodes these proteins:
- the hypD gene encoding hydrogenase formation protein HypD, translating to MKYVDEFRDGEIAARIAGRIEAETQTGRRYHFMEFCGGHTHAISRYGVADLLPENVRMIHGPGCPVCVLPIGRIDLAIRLALEHGVILCTYGDTMRVPASDGLSLQRAKARGADIRMVYSPRDALRIAREHPEREVVFFAIGFETTTPPTALVVREAAASGAENFSVLCCHVLTPAAITHLLAAPSVDANAVPLDGYVGPAHVSIVIGSAPYEAFAQGYRKPVVIAGFEPLDVMQAILMLVRQVNDGRAEVENEFARAVTRTGNAAAQALMQDVFETRGSFEWRGLGKVPASALRIRPKYARYDAESRYGLAYRPVADHRKCECGAILRGLKHPRDCTLFGTVCTPENPMGSCMVSSEGACAAHYSYVRFKDIPVVAA from the coding sequence ATGAAATATGTCGACGAATTCCGCGACGGCGAAATCGCCGCGCGCATTGCCGGGCGCATCGAGGCGGAGACGCAGACCGGGCGCCGCTACCACTTCATGGAGTTCTGCGGCGGTCATACGCACGCGATTTCCCGCTACGGCGTGGCCGATCTCCTGCCTGAAAACGTGCGGATGATCCACGGTCCCGGCTGCCCGGTTTGCGTGCTGCCGATCGGGCGCATCGATTTGGCGATTCGGCTCGCGCTCGAACACGGCGTGATCCTCTGCACCTATGGCGACACGATGCGCGTGCCCGCCTCGGACGGCCTGTCGCTCCAGCGGGCCAAGGCGCGCGGCGCGGACATCCGCATGGTGTATTCGCCGCGCGACGCGCTGCGCATCGCACGCGAGCATCCGGAGCGCGAGGTCGTCTTTTTCGCCATCGGCTTCGAGACCACCACGCCCCCCACGGCGCTCGTCGTGCGCGAGGCGGCGGCGAGCGGCGCGGAGAACTTCAGCGTGCTGTGCTGCCATGTGCTCACGCCCGCCGCGATCACGCATCTGCTCGCCGCGCCGTCCGTCGACGCGAACGCGGTGCCACTCGACGGCTACGTCGGCCCCGCGCACGTCAGCATCGTGATCGGCTCCGCGCCTTATGAGGCTTTCGCGCAAGGGTATCGCAAGCCCGTCGTGATCGCCGGCTTCGAGCCGCTCGACGTGATGCAGGCGATCCTCATGCTCGTGCGCCAGGTCAACGACGGGCGCGCCGAGGTGGAGAACGAATTCGCGCGCGCCGTCACGCGCACGGGCAATGCGGCCGCACAGGCGCTCATGCAGGACGTGTTCGAAACGCGCGGGTCGTTCGAGTGGCGTGGCCTCGGCAAGGTCCCCGCGAGCGCGCTGCGCATTCGCCCGAAGTACGCGCGATACGACGCGGAAAGCCGCTACGGACTCGCCTACCGGCCCGTTGCCGATCATCGCAAGTGCGAGTGCGGGGCGATCCTGCGCGGTCTCAAGCACCCGCGCGACTGCACGCTGTTCGGCACGGTCTGCACGCCCGAGAATCCCATGGGCTCGTGCATGGTGTCGAGCGAGGGCGCGTGCGCCGCGCATTACTCTTATGTTCGTTTCAAGGATATTCCGGTCGTCGCAGCATGA
- the hypE gene encoding hydrogenase expression/formation protein HypE, protein MNPAHPSPVKPAYLRPLNFRDGRIDMGHGAGGRASAQLIRELFVAAFDNEWLRQGNDQAAFAPLAPGTGERMVMATDAHVVSPLFFPGGDIGSLSVHGTVNDVAMAGARPSYLSASFILEEGFPLADLRRIVESMAASSRACGVPIVTGDTKVVERGKGDGVFITTTGIGVVPAGVHIDGSQARPGDVVLLSGTIGEHGVAIMSQREGLGFETEIRSDSAALHTLVADMLAVAPGVRVLRDPTRGGLATTLNEIAGQSGVGMRIQERAIPVLPQVDAACELLGLDPLYVVNEGKLVAICASDEALPLLEAMRAHPLGAAAARIGEVVEDAHGFVQIETKFGGRRIADWLSGEQLPRIC, encoded by the coding sequence ATGAACCCAGCCCACCCATCTCCGGTCAAGCCCGCCTACCTGCGGCCCCTGAACTTTCGCGACGGCCGCATCGACATGGGCCACGGTGCGGGCGGCCGCGCGTCGGCGCAACTGATCCGCGAGCTGTTCGTCGCGGCCTTCGATAACGAATGGCTGCGCCAGGGCAACGACCAGGCCGCGTTCGCGCCGCTTGCGCCCGGCACCGGCGAGCGCATGGTAATGGCCACCGACGCGCACGTCGTCTCGCCGCTGTTTTTTCCGGGCGGCGACATCGGCAGCCTTTCCGTGCACGGCACCGTCAACGACGTCGCGATGGCGGGCGCGCGGCCTTCGTATCTCAGCGCGAGCTTCATCCTGGAAGAGGGCTTCCCGCTGGCGGACCTGCGCCGCATCGTCGAGTCCATGGCCGCGTCGTCGCGCGCGTGCGGCGTGCCGATCGTGACGGGCGACACCAAGGTCGTCGAGCGCGGCAAGGGCGACGGCGTGTTCATCACCACGACCGGCATCGGCGTCGTGCCCGCGGGCGTTCATATCGACGGCTCGCAGGCGCGCCCCGGCGATGTCGTGCTGCTCTCGGGCACGATCGGCGAACATGGCGTGGCGATCATGTCGCAACGCGAGGGCCTGGGCTTCGAAACGGAGATCCGCTCGGACAGCGCCGCGCTGCACACGCTCGTGGCGGACATGCTCGCCGTCGCGCCCGGCGTGCGCGTGCTGCGCGACCCCACGCGCGGCGGGCTTGCCACGACCCTCAACGAGATCGCCGGCCAGTCGGGCGTCGGCATGCGCATTCAGGAGCGCGCGATTCCCGTGCTGCCGCAAGTCGATGCGGCGTGTGAGCTGCTGGGCCTCGATCCGCTTTATGTCGTCAACGAAGGCAAGCTGGTCGCGATCTGCGCAAGCGACGAAGCGCTGCCACTGCTCGAAGCCATGCGCGCGCATCCGTTGGGCGCGGCGGCGGCGCGCATCGGCGAAGTGGTCGAGGACGCGCACGGCTTCGTGCAGATCGAGACGAAATTCGGCGGCCGGCGCATTGCCGACTGGCTCTCGGGCGAACAACTGCCGCGGATCTGCTGA
- a CDS encoding IS66 family transposase produces MPGVGTTNCYGTRVTARSAPEALRRIAQIYRLERELGTLSSEQRLARRHSEAKPLWEQLHAWLQLERSRVPDGGITAKAIDYSLKNWPALTHHLFDGEVSVDNNSLENLIRPWALGRNYRKFAIMGGSLELYE; encoded by the coding sequence ATGCCCGGCGTCGGTACGACGAACTGCTACGGAACCAGGGTAACAGCACGATCGGCGCCAGAGGCGCTGCGTCGCATTGCGCAGATCTACCGTCTTGAGCGCGAGCTTGGCACCCTGAGCAGTGAGCAACGTCTGGCCAGAAGGCACAGCGAGGCCAAGCCCCTGTGGGAGCAACTGCATGCCTGGCTGCAACTGGAGCGCTCACGTGTGCCCGATGGCGGCATCACAGCCAAGGCAATCGACTACAGCCTCAAGAACTGGCCGGCCCTGACGCACCATCTCTTCGATGGGGAGGTGAGCGTCGATAACAACAGTCTAGAGAACTTGATTCGTCCGTGGGCATTAGGACGCAACTATCGTAAGTTCGCAATTATGGGAGGTTCGCTGGAACTGTATGAATGA
- a CDS encoding IS66 family transposase — MKRTSASYLSARVLHADETPVAMLDPGAGKTKRAYVWAYSRGTFDPQRGVIYDFCIGRGAQYPIAFLGGTSEDGNERCWQGTLVRDEYAAYDSLLQAHPGRIAAGCLAHARRRYDELLRNQGNSTIGARGAASHCADLPS; from the coding sequence ATGAAGCGCACAAGCGCTTCGTACTTGTCAGCAAGGGTGCTGCATGCCGACGAGACGCCGGTGGCAATGCTCGACCCCGGAGCCGGCAAGACCAAGCGTGCCTACGTCTGGGCCTATTCGCGTGGCACGTTCGACCCACAACGGGGCGTGATCTACGACTTCTGTATTGGTCGAGGCGCGCAGTACCCGATTGCCTTCCTGGGAGGTACCAGCGAAGACGGCAACGAGCGATGTTGGCAAGGTACCCTGGTTCGCGACGAATACGCTGCCTATGACAGCTTGTTGCAAGCGCACCCCGGTCGCATAGCCGCGGGATGTCTTGCCCATGCCCGGCGTCGGTACGACGAACTGCTACGGAACCAGGGTAACAGCACGATCGGCGCCAGAGGCGCTGCGTCGCATTGCGCAGATCTACCGTCTTGA
- a CDS encoding VirK family protein, giving the protein MQKLLIALSIAMPAISGHAEPTEQLPSFTDVISAINRGATVSVIVDLTKCATAGDTTMQGSTRGGLKINTYQILADGTLYFADERATVSTFGDPRFPSNFWNPTWLSVRYNLKPNQTVSVATEIFSIPHYSRLAGNSEFTCAINQGVEFYTKRY; this is encoded by the coding sequence ATGCAGAAACTGCTTATTGCGCTTTCAATTGCCATGCCGGCAATATCAGGGCACGCAGAACCCACAGAGCAACTCCCAAGCTTCACCGATGTGATAAGCGCAATTAACCGCGGCGCGACCGTCTCGGTGATAGTCGACCTGACAAAGTGCGCAACTGCCGGTGATACAACCATGCAAGGCAGCACGCGCGGTGGGCTGAAGATCAATACCTATCAGATCTTGGCAGACGGGACGTTATACTTTGCCGACGAGCGCGCGACGGTCAGCACCTTTGGTGACCCGCGCTTCCCATCGAATTTCTGGAACCCCACCTGGCTATCTGTTCGCTATAATTTGAAGCCTAATCAGACTGTCTCCGTCGCGACTGAGATATTTTCTATCCCTCACTATAGTCGGCTGGCGGGGAATTCTGAGTTCACCTGCGCCATCAATCAAGGTGTCGAATTCTACACCAAACGTTACTAG